The Eremothecium gossypii ATCC 10895 chromosome VII, complete sequence nucleotide sequence GGTGATAAGCAATATTAAGATGGGCTGCGGCAAGTGAAGACCAAAATTGAAAATTGGCGGATTGTACAATTCTCTGCGCTGTCTCGGAGTCTTGCAGGTGATCTTGACAAAAGGAAAGCCGATCAACGACCCAGCCAGAAGTAGTTTAAAAGGGAACATGCCGATACCCTGCAAAATGATTAAATCAACGTAGAAGAGGGAAAACTCCTTCACAGAAGTTGCTAATTGGTAGGCTATCTTCGTTGTGTCACTCAAATACGCCCAGTAATTGGAAGCAGTACCCGCCAACGTGAAAACCAAGAATAAATTAACGAAAATATAGAAAAAATTCTTGGACACTAGAGATAGCTCCTCCTCACTGTAAGAGACAAGCCCTTGGTGCTCCGTTAGGCGTTCATAGAGGTAAGGGATTCCGAAATTGAAGAGAGTAAAAATATATGTTGGGAGCAACGCAGTCACAATGTTTTCAGCCCACTGGTTATCTTCTAAAAACTTGCCCAAACTAGACCAGAATTTGGAGATGGTTTTTATATTCAATAGTGTGGCCAAGTAGGAAACGGGAATAATCCAAAAAATACTGAAAATTCCAATGAATAACGTCACAGAGTAGCTCTTTATTAGTCTCTCCCGCCTTGACAAACACACGTGATCCCATTTGAGATCGTAAGGCGCAGGAGCAAGTCGAGCAATAAAATAATGTACTCTAGGGTCCAAAACGGCTTGTGCAGCCATCTGTGCGTTCGCGACCGAATCCATGGTGATAAACGCCGTTGGGGTAGCAGAGTAGTGTTTTGTACGTGCTTGTTTGATTTCTTCGTCAATAAACCGTAGTTTCTGGCTCAAGTAATCGATAGCATCCACTTTTTCTCCAAACCATCCAAATAAGCCAATACGCATCTTGGGCCTTCCCTTTAGCTGAATTTCATTGTACAAGTGCTCGTTTTCCCCTCTGCTTTGATCTTCTGATGACTGGCTCTGCTCAATGGCGTCCTCTGCTGGAGCACCACTTACTCGGCCCCGCAGGCTAAATTCCTCACGAGAATACAGCTCTTCGTATCTTAGTTCCTGCGGGCAATCACTGAGTTTAAGTTCCAACTCCCTCAACACAAGTTGTCTATAGTGGAATAGTCTATTTAAAGAACCCCATTCGCGGCATATGGTGACAGAGGACACTTTCCCTATGTTCAATTCCTCAATTCGCTTTTTTAACCCTTCCTCATCACGCAACTGCACTGGTATTCCTGAAAGTCTAATGGTGCGGTCCGTAACGGTATTTTGCCTTCCAAGGTATCTCTGTCTAGTCCTCACCACGAGCTCTGTTTGTATCATAAGCATACGCAAAGCCAAAAATGTGAAAAAGAATGTGAATACAACGTACATCCACAAGTAGACTTCCGCCCTCTCTGGACCTGTATCATGTTCGGGCTCAACAGCAGTCATAGCTGCAAAGAGCCGCCGGTATATGCCACGCGAgtcatcgtcgtcgtcatTCCCGTCATCATAGCGGCCAGTAAACTTGTACCTTATAGGAGAGATGACAGTCATGGATATGAAACAGCATACCGCCAAAAGCTTTATGCTCATCTTGAAAAAGCCCAAAAGTACAAATGCATCCAACCCGGCATACTCGACAACCTGTTCATCTGTGATGCGGTAAAGAACTGGTAGCCAGCCGAATAACGACCCCTGGTCCCAGTCCGGGAGTCCTTGCACCTTATACTTCCGACTGGCATATAGTTTGGGGAATTTTCGAAGGAGGGCAGAAAATGACACAAGCGCAAATAGCCCAAGAGACAGAGCTATCGTAAGCTGCGTGGTCACAATCCGAGTCGTCGGGCGCCTGAAGTCGGGAGAAGTGTTATTTCGCATCGGCTCAAATATCCCTGTGTGGCTTGCCATATGCCCCTCTGCGGCCAGATTATTCCACATTCTCCGTTTGACTCACGTAGTCAGGTTCCACAATATACCTATTTCCGCTTCAGCGTCAACGGTTTCTTTGCAAACACGAAGTGATCAAAACCAAGGGTGCGCGAAGAAGTTAAATTATGCCAAGATTATAAGAACAGCCCAACAACGTTTGCAGATATATAATTGCTGGTGCTTGATGAATGACAAGCAAGAATTACAATGAGATACTTATTAAAAAAGGGTAATCACTAAATCCGGGTAACACAGTTCAAAGCTGCGTTTACGAGCGCCAGTACTGAGCTAAGTTATGCAAATGGTCTATGACTAGAGGCAATAGGGCATTAACACTGGCATTGATGAGGTTCTGAAAATGTACGGTGGCCTGTTCCTCTGACATGTTCAGGCAGAATTTCTCCTTGACCTTCAAAATGGCACCATCTGGATCCATCTGGATATCAGGAATGTCTGACGTCTTCATGAGCTCAAAAAGATTCAGTATCAAACCAGCATTCCTCCGGAGGATAGAGTAGGCTACAAAGCAGTAGCTCCTGAACTTGTTGTAGTTGTTGGACTCGGCGCCCCCAAAGGCCTCTATTATCTGAGGCGGAAGTTTCATTAACGGAGGAAATGGTTTTGGATCGCGACCCAGGATGTATCCAAAGTCGGCGTGGAAGAACCGGCCATCCGGGGCGATCAGGAGGTTGTCGAGATGCCTATCTCCGACACCTAAAATGTATGTGATGACGCAGTAGCCGGCGCAGGACTTGACGAAATTGTCCATCACCCAATCCTGGACGCCTAGAGGCTCGCCGCGATCCGGAAAGTTACTCTTGAGGAAGGGTAAAATACCATGGTGTTTGCTGAGAATGTTTGCCATTGTGTCATTTGGAATGAACTCAATGGCGCCCTCGTTGTGTCCCGTGGCTAGGATCCTGTAAGGAGTAAGCTTGAGGTCAACATTTTCATTCTTGAGTAGAGCATTCATCAGAGTGATGATCTGGACAACAAACTGGTCTTGACGCAGGTCATCGCCAACTTTAAACATCAGAGAATATTTTCGAGCATCTTTGGTCTTAAAGGTTATCTTTAGTGGCGACAGAGAGCTTTTAAAAACCTTGCAGTCCTCGGGCACCACATCAACAGCAACTACCTCGGGGTCCAGCGGTAAAGCTACATTAGTTGCACGTAAAAAGGGTCTGACTTTAGACAACATCAAATAGTGTAGTAGCTCATGTTTTTTGGGAGTAGTGTCCTTCAATTGCTTGACTTCACAACAGCATTCCTTTAGCAGATTGACAAGTTGTACCTGATCCTCAATTTGTCCACGACTTTCTTGCGAGAGCCGGACCAAGAAGCTATCGAGTATGTGCACCAGGTACTGCGTCCCTTTGGATTCGGACTTTAAAAACCAATAGAAGTAATTGCTTAGCCTGGTATTGTTCACGACGCGCCGAATTAAGAATTCTGCCAGAGGGGAAATCACTATAGAGCTTTCCGCGCCGTTTGATTCGACATCTGACCTGTCCAAACTGTCTAAAGATGCTGTCATATGAGGAGTCAACGACTTCGGGGTGCAGTTCCCGTTCTTACTTTGGTCCATATGCACTATCGTGAATGCGCTATTGGATTTATCGGACCAAGTCGATGAGCTCTCGAAACAAACGGCCTGCACTAGTTGTAGCAGGTACAACTCCAGCTCCGTGTCGGAGGCTTTCTTTAAACGATTCACAGCATAAGACCTAACCGATAAGTTCTTGTATACAGGGCCCAGAAGTTCAATCGCATCATCAATATCAATTTCTGCCCACAAGTCCATCAAGTCCAATACCTCTTTCCGCTCATTTTCTTCGGCTAGGTTGGTGCTTTGTAGAAGCTTCGTCAATGCCTTTTTATTATTGACAAGGTAATAGCGGTATTTCCATACAAGTCCTTTTTCGTGGGGCGTCAAGCTCGTGCATGGCGGATAAGCAATGATGTGGTTCAAAATATCACGCTTCTTCGCATCCGGCTTCAGCTCTCGATCCAAATTGGAGCTTTTGGAAGATCTTTCCAGCCTGCGGAATTTCTCTTCTATAACATCCACATTATATTGATCCAGGTCGTAGAATTTCAAAGTAGACTGTCTTGGAGACCCCACCGATATCTTCGCCTGAGAGTCCATCTTGCTCTCGATTGTCTCACTCGGTGGCTCAAAGTTGTTCAGTGTTGGTATGTTCTTCTGCACATTGGTATTCGTTGCTTCGGTATACACAACGGGTAGCTCGAAAAGAGGAAACTCGATGTTCAGTCTGAACGTGCCCTTCGGAAGATCCGCCTCCCGTTGCATACTCTCCAGCTTCTTGAACGTCAGCGAGTCAAGCCAGTCGATAGCTTTGATCCCCCCCTGGTCGTACTTGTTCAGTAGCCCTTGTATCGCATCGCCTTCTACCCTGGAAGACTCGGGCGCCCCATACTCGAAGTGCAGCGCCTCTCGGCCTCGCTTAAGCGTGCAGTCTGCGTCCGAAAACACGGGTGTCTTCAACGTCGCAAATTCAATGCAATTGGCCGCATCATACTCCCAGATGGTGATCTGCAGCGTGCTGTTCCGATCCAGCTGGTTGATGTAAATCGGCAACGTTAGCCACTGGTTCCACACGCGGCCCGTTTTGAATGGCACATACTGCGTATGCACAGGGGTCGTCAGCGCCCGGTTCCGCTCGCGATCGAAAACCTGCACCGAGACGAACATATCGCTGTTCAATCGCATATTAGACGTCCTCTGAGTCAGCTCTGGATGAGTAAACCGCTGTGACGGCTGCAGCAACTTCTTCGTTCCATGTAAAGAGCTAATTTTAATCTTTAAGGGGATGTTCAGCTCTTGCGAGACAACAAATGTAACGCTCTGGCTTGGCATTCGTATATGAGCTACTGATTTCTGTCTCGAAGCGGACTAACTTCCAACTACTGACGACCCTTTGTTCTAGGCTTACAGCCTAGCGCGGTGTACGGAATTTATATAAAGACTATGATGCTCAATCATCAGAGGTCGCCAAGTTATGTTACAAGATACTCAAAAATAGTCTACATTGGTTCTATTTACATGGAAATAATATATATACATATATCAGAACTTCAGGTTTGCGTATAGCAGCAGTGACCGGGGATGGAAACCATAGAGGAGGTTTACTGCTTAAAAACCATCGCTGATGGAAGGAGAGTAGCTTCTCGCATAGGAATGGCGCTTCTTGCTGTATTCCAGCCTTCCGGAGTCATCTAACCGACCCCTGCGATGGCGCTTGTTGGTGTCGCGGAAGCCATAAGACGACTTGCTGTTGACAGGACCGATAATATTGAACAGGGAGCAGACTGCAGGGTGGTTTGGAACAAATGTCGTAAGCATCCTTCCAGAAAGCGTCAACCTCTGATTGCTGTCACCCAGCAGGGTGCCGTATGCGCGCGCGATCGAGATGTACGCCTCAAGCGGGAAGTCGTACTCACCCTGTGAGCCTCTATAGAAACTGAGGTTCTTCAACAGGAAATCGTGCAGGCGATCCCGGTCCAGCGAAAAGGCCTCGCGTACATCGGACAGTTCCTGCGCAGCCGCGTCGAAGGTCTCCTGGTCGGAGATGACGACGTTGTTCTTTCTTCTTAGGATGTCCAGGATGCATAACTCGTGTTCGGCGAGGAAGATCGTGGAGCTACCCTTTCTGCCAGCACGGCCAGTCCGACCAATTCTGTGAATGTAGTTGTCTGGAGAGGTTGGGACGCCAACCTGGTACACGTGCTGTACGTCTGAGACGTCCATCCCACGCGCGGCAACATCAGTACAGACCAGGATGCCGCTGTCCATCGCTCTGAACCGTTTCATGGTAGAGTTTCTGCGGCCCTGGCTCAAACCACCATGGAACAGAAGAACAGGGGTACCGCGGCATTGGGACTGCAGTAGTTCCCCCCAGTATTCCACAGCAACGATCGTTGGCATGAATACAATGGCCTTCAGCTTCGGGTTAGCCGACGCCTCTTCGCGAATCTTGTACAACGACGCAGTGATGTTATCGGCAAAGTCCTTCGAGATAACAACCTTCTGCGCAATATTCTCGTTCGTGGCCTGCTCATTAGGATCCACAGTATCGATGAACAGGCACTTTGCGTGGTTCATGATGCTGTTCGCGAGCGACTGCACTTTGTCATCCAGTGTCGCAGAGACCAAGAGCGTACGAATGTGCGTGGTGCCCTTCTGGTTGAGCTGGTTCAATATGTCGTTGatctgctccagcgcctgcttGAACCCAATCTCCAGAAGAGTGTCCGCCTCGTCAAGAACCTTGAAGTCAACCTCGGTAAAGTACTTTGGACCGCAAGCCTCGAGCATGTCGATCAACCGGCCGGGCGTGGCAACCACGATATTGGGCCTCCTGCGCTCTAGGGATCTGAAAGTTTCAGTCCGCGAGGAGCCGCCCATCATGACAACCGCATTGAAACGGCGAAGCTTCCTGTTGGCGTTGCGCATCTCGTTGATCTCGTTGAAGATCTGCGCGGCCAAGTCCCTGGTTGGTGCAATCACAACAGCCTTGACATTTTCCGAAGGAGGCCCCTCCAAGAGCCGCTGGAACAGCGGCATCAGAAACGCAAGTGTCTTACCTGTTCCAGTTTTCGCCCGTGCCACCACATCGTGCTCCGTCTGCAGGATCGGCTTCAGCGTCTTCTGCTGCACCGGTGTTAGTTTATCGAAGCCGCGTGACTGCAGCATCTCGTACAGCTCGTTGCTGAGCACGCCCTCCTCCACCAAGGTCCGCGGTGTGCTTTCGACCCCCGCAGCTTCGTCGGCCACACGCACCACCTCGGTGTTGGGGCCGAGGCTGAATCcctcgcgcgccgcgccgtcTGTACGGCCGCGTCTGCCCTGTGGCTTCCGCCACATGCCGCCGCGGGACCCACGCTCACCATCCTCCCTGTCGCTGCCCCGGCCTTCCCACCGAGAGCTCCGTCTATCTCCTTGTCGGCGGGAATCCCACCGCGAGCCGTTGCGCGACTGCATGTCGTGCCCGTGCTGGAACTCATAACTAGCCGTG carries:
- the CSC1 gene encoding Csc1p (Syntenic homolog of Saccharomyces cerevisiae YLR241W), whose protein sequence is MWNNLAAEGHMASHTGIFEPMRNNTSPDFRRPTTRIVTTQLTIALSLGLFALVSFSALLRKFPKLYASRKYKVQGLPDWDQGSLFGWLPVLYRITDEQVVEYAGLDAFVLLGFFKMSIKLLAVCCFISMTVISPIRYKFTGRYDDGNDDDDDSRGIYRRLFAAMTAVEPEHDTGPERAEVYLWMYVVFTFFFTFLALRMLMIQTELVVRTRQRYLGRQNTVTDRTIRLSGIPVQLRDEEGLKKRIEELNIGKVSSVTICREWGSLNRLFHYRQLVLRELELKLSDCPQELRYEELYSREEFSLRGRVSGAPAEDAIEQSQSSEDQSRGENEHLYNEIQLKGRPKMRIGLFGWFGEKVDAIDYLSQKLRFIDEEIKQARTKHYSATPTAFITMDSVANAQMAAQAVLDPRVHYFIARLAPAPYDLKWDHVCLSRRERLIKSYSVTLFIGIFSIFWIIPVSYLATLLNIKTISKFWSSLGKFLEDNQWAENIVTALLPTYIFTLFNFGIPYLYERLTEHQGLVSYSEEELSLVSKNFFYIFVNLFLVFTLAGTASNYWAYLSDTTKIAYQLATSVKEFSLFYVDLIILQGIGMFPFKLLLAGSLIGFPFVKITCKTPRQRRELYNPPIFNFGLHLPQPILILLITIIYSVMSTKILASGLAYFIVGYYVYKYQLIYATDHLPHSTGKVWPLVYRRVIMGLLIFQLTMAGTLAGFQGGWILSSCLAPLPLITISFLWDFEKNYLPLSQFIALSSVREHERDSNGSCELAECENFEYPHLVSPLQGPMLD
- the VPS34 gene encoding phosphatidylinositol 3-kinase VPS34 (Syntenic homolog of Saccharomyces cerevisiae YLR240W (VPS34)); protein product: MPSQSVTFVVSQELNIPLKIKISSLHGTKKLLQPSQRFTHPELTQRTSNMRLNSDMFVSVQVFDRERNRALTTPVHTQYVPFKTGRVWNQWLTLPIYINQLDRNSTLQITIWEYDAANCIEFATLKTPVFSDADCTLKRGREALHFEYGAPESSRVEGDAIQGLLNKYDQGGIKAIDWLDSLTFKKLESMQREADLPKGTFRLNIEFPLFELPVVYTEATNTNVQKNIPTLNNFEPPSETIESKMDSQAKISVGSPRQSTLKFYDLDQYNVDVIEEKFRRLERSSKSSNLDRELKPDAKKRDILNHIIAYPPCTSLTPHEKGLVWKYRYYLVNNKKALTKLLQSTNLAEENERKEVLDLMDLWAEIDIDDAIELLGPVYKNLSVRSYAVNRLKKASDTELELYLLQLVQAVCFESSSTWSDKSNSAFTIVHMDQSKNGNCTPKSLTPHMTASLDSLDRSDVESNGAESSIVISPLAEFLIRRVVNNTRLSNYFYWFLKSESKGTQYLVHILDSFLVRLSQESRGQIEDQVQLVNLLKECCCEVKQLKDTTPKKHELLHYLMLSKVRPFLRATNVALPLDPEVVAVDVVPEDCKVFKSSLSPLKITFKTKDARKYSLMFKVGDDLRQDQFVVQIITLMNALLKNENVDLKLTPYRILATGHNEGAIEFIPNDTMANILSKHHGILPFLKSNFPDRGEPLGVQDWVMDNFVKSCAGYCVITYILGVGDRHLDNLLIAPDGRFFHADFGYILGRDPKPFPPLMKLPPQIIEAFGGAESNNYNKFRSYCFVAYSILRRNAGLILNLFELMKTSDIPDIQMDPDGAILKVKEKFCLNMSEEQATVHFQNLINASVNALLPLVIDHLHNLAQYWRS
- the MSS116 gene encoding ATP-dependent RNA helicase (Syntenic homolog of Saccharomyces cerevisiae YDR194C (MSS116)) — encoded protein: MFRVTGIATARAVALQPFRAPLGVIRRFGISATASYEFQHGHDMQSRNGSRWDSRRQGDRRSSRWEGRGSDREDGERGSRGGMWRKPQGRRGRTDGAAREGFSLGPNTEVVRVADEAAGVESTPRTLVEEGVLSNELYEMLQSRGFDKLTPVQQKTLKPILQTEHDVVARAKTGTGKTLAFLMPLFQRLLEGPPSENVKAVVIAPTRDLAAQIFNEINEMRNANRKLRRFNAVVMMGGSSRTETFRSLERRRPNIVVATPGRLIDMLEACGPKYFTEVDFKVLDEADTLLEIGFKQALEQINDILNQLNQKGTTHIRTLLVSATLDDKVQSLANSIMNHAKCLFIDTVDPNEQATNENIAQKVVISKDFADNITASLYKIREEASANPKLKAIVFMPTIVAVEYWGELLQSQCRGTPVLLFHGGLSQGRRNSTMKRFRAMDSGILVCTDVAARGMDVSDVQHVYQVGVPTSPDNYIHRIGRTGRAGRKGSSTIFLAEHELCILDILRRKNNVVISDQETFDAAAQELSDVREAFSLDRDRLHDFLLKNLSFYRGSQGEYDFPLEAYISIARAYGTLLGDSNQRLTLSGRMLTTFVPNHPAVCSLFNIIGPVNSKSSYGFRDTNKRHRRGRLDDSGRLEYSKKRHSYARSYSPSISDGF